One window from the genome of Cryptomeria japonica chromosome 6, Sugi_1.0, whole genome shotgun sequence encodes:
- the LOC131064935 gene encoding uncharacterized protein LOC131064935 isoform X3 yields MLLRKRLDLLLQLSSTIKTEPQFQDQDKVYTIDCLGHQTGKKWKLVKQVVKDVFQTLDVGCGQIKAHREFRNLSNIPCLLSREKEWIDYKFTACCKQKHYRLLLEEVG; encoded by the exons ATGCTATTGAGGAAGAGGCTTGACCTCTTGTTGCAACTCTCATCAACAATAAAGACTGAACCACAGTTTCAGGACCAGGACAAAGTGTACACGATTGATTGTTTGGGCCATCAAACAG GTAAAAAATGGAAGCTTGTGAAGCAAGTGGTGAAGGACGTTTTCCAGACATTAGATGTTGGATGTGGCCAAATCAAG GCGCACAGAGAGTTCAGAAATTTAAGCAACATTCCGTGCCTTCTGTCAAGAGAAAAAGAATGG ATAGATTACAAGTTCACAGCATGTTGCAAGCAAAAACATTACAGGTTGCTATTGGAAGAGGTGGGTTGA
- the LOC131064935 gene encoding uncharacterized protein LOC131064935 isoform X1 produces the protein MLLRKRLDLLLQLSSTIKTEPQFQDQDKVYTIDCLGHQTGKKWKLVKQVVKDVFQTLDVGCGQIKAHREFRNLSNIPCLLSREKEWITSSQHVASKNITGCYWKRWVEGHSPNNGCQFDDDKKSSKGCD, from the exons ATGCTATTGAGGAAGAGGCTTGACCTCTTGTTGCAACTCTCATCAACAATAAAGACTGAACCACAGTTTCAGGACCAGGACAAAGTGTACACGATTGATTGTTTGGGCCATCAAACAG GTAAAAAATGGAAGCTTGTGAAGCAAGTGGTGAAGGACGTTTTCCAGACATTAGATGTTGGATGTGGCCAAATCAAG GCGCACAGAGAGTTCAGAAATTTAAGCAACATTCCGTGCCTTCTGTCAAGAGAAAAAGAATGG ATTACAAGTTCACAGCATGTTGCAAGCAAAAACATTACAGGTTGCTATTGGAAGAGGTGGGTTGAAGGACATTCTCCCAACAATGGGTGTCAGTTTGATGATGACAAGAAGAGTAGCAAGGGATGTGATTAG
- the LOC131064935 gene encoding uncharacterized protein LOC131064935 isoform X2: MLLRKRLDLLLQLSSTIKTEPQFQDQDKVYTIDCLGHQTGKKWKLVKQVVKDVFQTLDVGCGQIKAHREFRNLSNIPCLLSREKEWVAIGRGGLKDILPTMGVSLMMTRRVARDVIRSFL; this comes from the exons ATGCTATTGAGGAAGAGGCTTGACCTCTTGTTGCAACTCTCATCAACAATAAAGACTGAACCACAGTTTCAGGACCAGGACAAAGTGTACACGATTGATTGTTTGGGCCATCAAACAG GTAAAAAATGGAAGCTTGTGAAGCAAGTGGTGAAGGACGTTTTCCAGACATTAGATGTTGGATGTGGCCAAATCAAG GCGCACAGAGAGTTCAGAAATTTAAGCAACATTCCGTGCCTTCTGTCAAGAGAAAAAGAATGG GTTGCTATTGGAAGAGGTGGGTTGAAGGACATTCTCCCAACAATGGGTGTCAGTTTGATGATGACAAGAAGAGTAGCAAGGGATGTGATTAGATCATTTCTTTAG